A single genomic interval of Carassius auratus strain Wakin chromosome 30, ASM336829v1, whole genome shotgun sequence harbors:
- the LOC113049269 gene encoding coronin-1C-like isoform X4, which produces MIRRVVRQSKFRHVFGQAVKNDQCYDDIRVSRVTWDSAFCAVNPKFVAIIVEASGGGAFLVLPLQKTGRIDKAYPTVCGHTGPVLDIDWCPHNDHVIASGSEDCTVMVWQIPENGLAEPLSEPVVVLEGHSKRVGIVTWHPTARNVLLSAGCDNLVIIWNVATGEALINLEDMHPDVIFSVCWSRNGSLICTACKDKKVRVIDPRKGKIIAEKEKAHEGARPMRAIFLADGNIFTTGFSRMSERQLALWNPKNMEDPISVHEMDTSNGVLLPFYDPDTNVVYLCGKGDSSIRYFEITDEAPYVHYLNTFSSKEPQRGMGYMPKRGLDVNKCEIARFYKLHERKCEPIIMTVPRKSDLFQDDLYPDTAGPDPALEAEEWFEGKNGEPILISLKHGYVPGKNRDLKVVKKNVLDNKAPKKVEETATPQKPASPQLTRKNEVKLEELLREVKSIRDLVTLQDRRITKLEERVANVGI; this is translated from the exons atGATCAGACGAGTGGTACGACAGAGTAAATTCCGTCATGTGTTTGGTCAGGCGGTGAAGAATGACCAGTGCTATGATGATATTAGGGTTTCGCGGGTTACCTGGGACAGTGCCTTTTGTGCAGTAAATCCCAAATTTGTTGCTATTATTGTGGAGGCTAGTGGGGGTGGAGCTTTCCTCGTTCTGCCTCTGCAAAAG ACGGGTCGTATTGACAAGGCCTACCCCACTGTTTGTGGGCACACGGGCCCTGTGCTGGACATCGACTGGTGCCCACACAATGATCACGTCATCGCCAGCGGCTCTGAAGATTGTACAGTAATG GTGTGGCAGATCCCTGAGAACGGCCTCGCCGAACCTCTTTCTGAGCCAGTCGTGGTGTTAGAGGGTCACTCCAAGAGGGTGGGTATCGTGACGTGGCATCCAACAGCCCGAAATGTTCTGCTAAGTGCAG GATGCGATAATCTCGTTATCATTTGGAACGTGGCCACAGGAGAAGCTCTGATCAACCTGGAGGACATGCATCCTGATGTGATCTTCAGCGTCTGCTGGAGTCGTAACGGGAGCCTCATTTGCACGGCATGCAAGGATAAGAAAGTGCGCGTTATCGATCCACGCAAGGGAAAGATCATTGCG GAGAAGGAGAAGGCCCATGAGGGGGCACGGCCCATGAGAGCCATCTTTCTGGCTGACGGAAACATCTTCACCACCGGTTTCAGTCGTATGAGTGAGCGGCAGCTAGCCTTATGGAATCCA AAAAACATGGAGGATCCGATATCAGTGCATGAAATGGACACCAGCAATGGAGTGTTGCTTCCGTTCTATGACCCTGACACTAATGTGGTCTACCTCTGTGGAAAG ggTGACAGCAGTATCCGTTATTTCGAGATCACAGACGAGGCACCGTATGTGCACTACCTCAACACGTTTTCCAGCAAGGAGCCCCAAAGAGGGATGGGCTACATGCCTAAAAGAGGCCTAGATGTCAACAAGTGTGAGATAGCCAG GTTTTATAAACTTCATGAGAGAAAGTGTGAGCCAATTATCATGACCGTTCCTAGAAAG TCGGACCTCTTTCAGGACGACCTCTATCCGGACACAGCAGGTCCAGACCCGGCGCTAGAGGCCGAGGAGTGGTTTGAAGGCAAGAATGGTGAACCGATCCTGATCTCCCTCAAACACGGTTATGTTCCGGGCAAGAACCGCGACCTCAAAGTAGTCAAGAAGAATGTGCTGGATAACAAGGCACCCAAGAAGGTGGAAGAGACAGCAACTCCCCAGAAACCTGCCTCTCCTCAGCTAACCAGA AAGAATGAGGTGAAGTTAGAGGAGCTGCTGCGAGAAGTTAAGTCCATTAGAGATCTGGTCACACTGCAGGACAGGAGAATCACCAAACTGGAAGAGCGAGTGGCTAATGTGGGAATCTAA
- the LOC113049265 gene encoding serine/threonine-protein kinase N2-like isoform X1, whose product MSGVTLQSSCLRGLAEGDLMDPEFQQRVEDAIALLRQEIQRELKIKEAAERLRRAVTNRKNAADVDGQLRASSRKLEQLHWELQELNAHAMASQKDTITDDATSPDPCHWEEITSPLGSRVHTLKKQLTMELKVKQGAENIIQTYANSSVKDRKMLSSAQQMLQDSKTKIELLRMQIVKVTQAREGERETTQPEGRPSETISPLELRVEELRHHLKIEAAVAEGAKNVVKQLGVRKVQDRRALAEAQARLQESSQKLDLLRLSLEQRLGELPHDHPKRAAIKEELTVGSSPVVGWQRDRLRSSSSASSSLFKPASLTGRLDVRLMGCQDLLESVPGRCRVSNMSSAPGSPSESKSLRMKTGLSTRSTNGKTTKTDELSLEISAVLKVDNKIVGRTHWRPLSKEAWNQSFSIDLERSRELEIAVYWRDWRSLCAVKFLRLEDFLDNQRHGMCLYLEPQGTLFTEVRFNNPVIERHPKLQRQKRIFPKEKGKNFLRAAQMNMNFATWGRLMMSVLPPCNSTVTALSPPLHGSEPMSPPTVSTPPPSGDSAVVKLNFSEERPAGPPRPQLVQNPTTDASLSGTPARVNSSEDNQVLKGRPVSQPTSQRKAGMQMEDFNCISVLGRGHFGKVLLAEFRRTGKLYAIKALKKGDVVTRDEVDSLLCEKRIFETVNVSHHPFLVNLYGCFQTSDHVCFVMEYSPGGDLMTHIHNNVFSEQQARFYSACVLLGLEFLHQNRIVYRDLKLDNLLMDSDGFVRIADFGLCKEGMGHGDRTSTFCGTPEFLAPEVLTDSTYTRAVDWWGLGVLIYEMLVGESPFPGDDEEEVFDSIVNDEVRYPRFLSPESVSIIQKLLQKNPGKRLGAGEQDANEVKRHRFFQGIHWEALLAKRVKPPFLPSVKAPADVSNFDEEFTRLKPVLTPPQTPIFLTAEQQEFFADFDFSALH is encoded by the exons ATGTCGGGTGTGACACTTCAG AGCAGCTGTCTGCGGGGTCTGGCTGAAGGTGACCTCATGGACCCTGAGTTCCAGCAGCGTGTAGAGGATGCGATCGCCCTTCTCCGGCAGGAGATCCAGCGGGAACTGAAGATCAAAGAGGCGGCTGAGCGGCTGCGACGGGCGGTGACCAACCGCAAGAATGCTGCTGATGTGGACGGTCAGCTTAGAGCCTCCAGCCGAAAGCTGGAGCAGCTCCACTGGGAGCTCCAGGAGCTGAATGCACATGCTATGGCCTCACAGAAAGATACTATTACAG ACGATGCCACCTCTCCAGATCCGTGCCATTGGGAAGAGATCACATCACCCTTGGGCAGCCGAgtccatactctaaaaaaacaaCTTACCATGGAGCTTAAAGTGAAACAAGGAGCCGAGAACATCATTCAGACTTACGCCAACAGTTCTGTCAAG GATCGGAAGATGTTGTCCTCAGCCCAGCAGATGCTGCAGGATAGCAAGACGAAAATTGAGCTGCTCCGCATGCAGATTGTCAAAGTCACCCAGGCCAGAGAGGGAGAGCGGGAGACCACCCAGCCAGAGG GTCGCCCCTCTGAAACAATTAGTCCACTTGAGCTGCGGGTGGAAGAGCTCAGGCATCATCTGAAGATTGAGGCAGCTGTGGCAGAAGGTGCCAAAAATGTGGTCAAGCAGCTTGGCGTACGCAAAGTGCAGGACCGACGTGCTCTAGCTGAG GCTCAGGCCCGTTTGCAGGAGTCCTCTCAGAAACTGGATCTGTTACGTTTGTCTCTGGAGCAGCGGCTTGGAGAGCTTCCACACGACCATCCCAAACGAGCTGCTATTAAGGAGGAGCTTACAGTGGGATCCTCCCCTGTTGTTGGGTGGCAGAGAGATCGGCTACGCTCTTCATCATCCGCATCCTCTTCGCTTTTCAAACCAGCTAGCCTGACAG ggcgACTGGATGTCAGGCTGATGGGTTGTCAGGACCTGCTGGAGTCAGTTCCAGGCCGCTGTCGGGTAAGCAACATGTCCTCTGCCCCTGGAAGTCCCTCTGAGTCCAAATCACTTAGGATGAAAACCGGCCTCTCCACCCGCAGCACGAACGGCAAGACCACCAAGACTGACGAGCTCTCAT TGGAGATCAGTGCTGTTTTGAAGGTGGATAACAAGATAGTTGGTCGCACACATTGGCGGCCGCTGAGTAAGGAGGCCTGGAATCAGAGCTTTAGCATCGATCTCGAGCGG TCTCGGGAGCTGGAGATTGCAGTGTACTGGCGAGACTGGAGGTCCCTGTGTGCCGTGAAGTTCCTGCGTTTAGAAGATTTTCTGGACAACCAGCGGCATGGCATGTGTCTTTATCTAGAGCCACAGGGCACACTGTTCACAGAG GTGAGATTCAACAATCCTGTCATTGAGCGACATCCTAAACTACAACGACAGAAACGGATTTTCCCAAAAGAAAAAG GGAAAAATTTTCTGCGGGCAGCACAGATGAATATGAACTTTGCCACTTGGGGGCGTTTAATGATGAGCGTGCTGCCCCCCTGCAACAGCACGGTCACTGCCTTGAGCCCCCCTCTGCACGGCTCTGAGCCCATGTCCCCTCCAACTGTGTCCACGCCTCCTCCCTCTGG AGACTCAGCAGTTGTTAAACTGAATTTCAGTGAGGAGCGTCCTGCCGGGCCCCCGCGCCCCCAGTTGGTACAGAACCCCACAACTGATGCATCACTTTCTGGG ACTCCTGCCAGAGTGAATTCCTCTGAGGATAACCAAGTTCTCAAAGGCAGGCCTGTGTCCCAACCTACTTCTCA GAGGAAAGCAGGGATGCAGATGGAGGACTTCAACTGCATTTCTGTTTTAGGAAGAGGGCACTTTGGAAAG GTCCTGCTGGCTGAATTCAGGAGGACTGGGAAACTGTATGCCATCAAAGCCCTGAAGAAAGGGGATGTTGTGACCCGGGATGAAGTGGACAG TTTACTGTGTGAAAAGAGAATTTTTGAGACCGTCAATGTGTCCCATCATCCTTTCTTGGTGAACCTGTATGGGTGCTTCCAGACATCCGACCATGTGTGCTTTGTGATGGAATATTCACCTGGAGGAGACCTGATGACCCACATCCACAACAACGTCTTCTCTGAACAACAGgctag GTTTTATTCTGCATGTGTATTACTAGGCCTGGAGTTTCTGCATCAAAACCGGATCGTATATAG GGACCTAAAGCTGGACAATCTGTTAATGGATTCAGATGGCTTTGTGAGAATTGCAGATTTTGGACTTTGCAAAGAAG GTATGGGACATGGCGATCGTACGTCAACCTTTTGTGGCACCCCAGAGTTCCTGGCCCCGGAGGTTTTGACAGACAGCACCTACACCCGTGCAGTGGACTGGTGGGGTTTGGGTGTGCTCATCTATGAGATGCTAGTGGGAGAG TCTCCATTCCCcggtgatgatgaggaggaggtgtttgACAGCATAGTGAACGATGAAGTGCGCTACCCCAGGTTTTTGTCCCCCGAGTCAGTCTCTATAATTCAAAAG TTGTTGCAGAAGAACCCTGGAAAACGACTGGGAGCAGGAGAGCAAGACGCcaatgaagtgaagagacacaggTTCTTCCAG GGCATACACTGGGAAGCCCTGTTGGCCAAAAGAGTCAAACCTCCTTTCCTTCCGTCAGTTAAAGCTCCAGCAGACGTCAGTAACTTTGACGAGGAGTTCACGCGCCTGAAGCCTGTCCTGACCCCTCCACAGACCCCGATCTTCCTCACCGCCGAGCAGCAGGAGTTCTTTGCAGACTTTGACTTCTCTGCCCTACATTGA
- the LOC113049265 gene encoding serine/threonine-protein kinase N2-like isoform X2: protein MDPEFQQRVEDAIALLRQEIQRELKIKEAAERLRRAVTNRKNAADVDGQLRASSRKLEQLHWELQELNAHAMASQKDTITDDATSPDPCHWEEITSPLGSRVHTLKKQLTMELKVKQGAENIIQTYANSSVKDRKMLSSAQQMLQDSKTKIELLRMQIVKVTQAREGERETTQPEGRPSETISPLELRVEELRHHLKIEAAVAEGAKNVVKQLGVRKVQDRRALAEAQARLQESSQKLDLLRLSLEQRLGELPHDHPKRAAIKEELTVGSSPVVGWQRDRLRSSSSASSSLFKPASLTGRLDVRLMGCQDLLESVPGRCRVSNMSSAPGSPSESKSLRMKTGLSTRSTNGKTTKTDELSLEISAVLKVDNKIVGRTHWRPLSKEAWNQSFSIDLERSRELEIAVYWRDWRSLCAVKFLRLEDFLDNQRHGMCLYLEPQGTLFTEVRFNNPVIERHPKLQRQKRIFPKEKGKNFLRAAQMNMNFATWGRLMMSVLPPCNSTVTALSPPLHGSEPMSPPTVSTPPPSGDSAVVKLNFSEERPAGPPRPQLVQNPTTDASLSGTPARVNSSEDNQVLKGRPVSQPTSQRKAGMQMEDFNCISVLGRGHFGKVLLAEFRRTGKLYAIKALKKGDVVTRDEVDSLLCEKRIFETVNVSHHPFLVNLYGCFQTSDHVCFVMEYSPGGDLMTHIHNNVFSEQQARFYSACVLLGLEFLHQNRIVYRDLKLDNLLMDSDGFVRIADFGLCKEGMGHGDRTSTFCGTPEFLAPEVLTDSTYTRAVDWWGLGVLIYEMLVGESPFPGDDEEEVFDSIVNDEVRYPRFLSPESVSIIQKLLQKNPGKRLGAGEQDANEVKRHRFFQGIHWEALLAKRVKPPFLPSVKAPADVSNFDEEFTRLKPVLTPPQTPIFLTAEQQEFFADFDFSALH, encoded by the exons ATGGACCCTGAGTTCCAGCAGCGTGTAGAGGATGCGATCGCCCTTCTCCGGCAGGAGATCCAGCGGGAACTGAAGATCAAAGAGGCGGCTGAGCGGCTGCGACGGGCGGTGACCAACCGCAAGAATGCTGCTGATGTGGACGGTCAGCTTAGAGCCTCCAGCCGAAAGCTGGAGCAGCTCCACTGGGAGCTCCAGGAGCTGAATGCACATGCTATGGCCTCACAGAAAGATACTATTACAG ACGATGCCACCTCTCCAGATCCGTGCCATTGGGAAGAGATCACATCACCCTTGGGCAGCCGAgtccatactctaaaaaaacaaCTTACCATGGAGCTTAAAGTGAAACAAGGAGCCGAGAACATCATTCAGACTTACGCCAACAGTTCTGTCAAG GATCGGAAGATGTTGTCCTCAGCCCAGCAGATGCTGCAGGATAGCAAGACGAAAATTGAGCTGCTCCGCATGCAGATTGTCAAAGTCACCCAGGCCAGAGAGGGAGAGCGGGAGACCACCCAGCCAGAGG GTCGCCCCTCTGAAACAATTAGTCCACTTGAGCTGCGGGTGGAAGAGCTCAGGCATCATCTGAAGATTGAGGCAGCTGTGGCAGAAGGTGCCAAAAATGTGGTCAAGCAGCTTGGCGTACGCAAAGTGCAGGACCGACGTGCTCTAGCTGAG GCTCAGGCCCGTTTGCAGGAGTCCTCTCAGAAACTGGATCTGTTACGTTTGTCTCTGGAGCAGCGGCTTGGAGAGCTTCCACACGACCATCCCAAACGAGCTGCTATTAAGGAGGAGCTTACAGTGGGATCCTCCCCTGTTGTTGGGTGGCAGAGAGATCGGCTACGCTCTTCATCATCCGCATCCTCTTCGCTTTTCAAACCAGCTAGCCTGACAG ggcgACTGGATGTCAGGCTGATGGGTTGTCAGGACCTGCTGGAGTCAGTTCCAGGCCGCTGTCGGGTAAGCAACATGTCCTCTGCCCCTGGAAGTCCCTCTGAGTCCAAATCACTTAGGATGAAAACCGGCCTCTCCACCCGCAGCACGAACGGCAAGACCACCAAGACTGACGAGCTCTCAT TGGAGATCAGTGCTGTTTTGAAGGTGGATAACAAGATAGTTGGTCGCACACATTGGCGGCCGCTGAGTAAGGAGGCCTGGAATCAGAGCTTTAGCATCGATCTCGAGCGG TCTCGGGAGCTGGAGATTGCAGTGTACTGGCGAGACTGGAGGTCCCTGTGTGCCGTGAAGTTCCTGCGTTTAGAAGATTTTCTGGACAACCAGCGGCATGGCATGTGTCTTTATCTAGAGCCACAGGGCACACTGTTCACAGAG GTGAGATTCAACAATCCTGTCATTGAGCGACATCCTAAACTACAACGACAGAAACGGATTTTCCCAAAAGAAAAAG GGAAAAATTTTCTGCGGGCAGCACAGATGAATATGAACTTTGCCACTTGGGGGCGTTTAATGATGAGCGTGCTGCCCCCCTGCAACAGCACGGTCACTGCCTTGAGCCCCCCTCTGCACGGCTCTGAGCCCATGTCCCCTCCAACTGTGTCCACGCCTCCTCCCTCTGG AGACTCAGCAGTTGTTAAACTGAATTTCAGTGAGGAGCGTCCTGCCGGGCCCCCGCGCCCCCAGTTGGTACAGAACCCCACAACTGATGCATCACTTTCTGGG ACTCCTGCCAGAGTGAATTCCTCTGAGGATAACCAAGTTCTCAAAGGCAGGCCTGTGTCCCAACCTACTTCTCA GAGGAAAGCAGGGATGCAGATGGAGGACTTCAACTGCATTTCTGTTTTAGGAAGAGGGCACTTTGGAAAG GTCCTGCTGGCTGAATTCAGGAGGACTGGGAAACTGTATGCCATCAAAGCCCTGAAGAAAGGGGATGTTGTGACCCGGGATGAAGTGGACAG TTTACTGTGTGAAAAGAGAATTTTTGAGACCGTCAATGTGTCCCATCATCCTTTCTTGGTGAACCTGTATGGGTGCTTCCAGACATCCGACCATGTGTGCTTTGTGATGGAATATTCACCTGGAGGAGACCTGATGACCCACATCCACAACAACGTCTTCTCTGAACAACAGgctag GTTTTATTCTGCATGTGTATTACTAGGCCTGGAGTTTCTGCATCAAAACCGGATCGTATATAG GGACCTAAAGCTGGACAATCTGTTAATGGATTCAGATGGCTTTGTGAGAATTGCAGATTTTGGACTTTGCAAAGAAG GTATGGGACATGGCGATCGTACGTCAACCTTTTGTGGCACCCCAGAGTTCCTGGCCCCGGAGGTTTTGACAGACAGCACCTACACCCGTGCAGTGGACTGGTGGGGTTTGGGTGTGCTCATCTATGAGATGCTAGTGGGAGAG TCTCCATTCCCcggtgatgatgaggaggaggtgtttgACAGCATAGTGAACGATGAAGTGCGCTACCCCAGGTTTTTGTCCCCCGAGTCAGTCTCTATAATTCAAAAG TTGTTGCAGAAGAACCCTGGAAAACGACTGGGAGCAGGAGAGCAAGACGCcaatgaagtgaagagacacaggTTCTTCCAG GGCATACACTGGGAAGCCCTGTTGGCCAAAAGAGTCAAACCTCCTTTCCTTCCGTCAGTTAAAGCTCCAGCAGACGTCAGTAACTTTGACGAGGAGTTCACGCGCCTGAAGCCTGTCCTGACCCCTCCACAGACCCCGATCTTCCTCACCGCCGAGCAGCAGGAGTTCTTTGCAGACTTTGACTTCTCTGCCCTACATTGA
- the LOC113049265 gene encoding serine/threonine-protein kinase N2-like isoform X3 — protein MGVKEEQRRVIQPSESSLNMTDDLLSCIERGRALWTDRKMLSSAQQMLQDSKTKIELLRMQIVKVTQAREGERETTQPEGRPSETISPLELRVEELRHHLKIEAAVAEGAKNVVKQLGVRKVQDRRALAEAQARLQESSQKLDLLRLSLEQRLGELPHDHPKRAAIKEELTVGSSPVVGWQRDRLRSSSSASSSLFKPASLTGRLDVRLMGCQDLLESVPGRCRVSNMSSAPGSPSESKSLRMKTGLSTRSTNGKTTKTDELSLEISAVLKVDNKIVGRTHWRPLSKEAWNQSFSIDLERSRELEIAVYWRDWRSLCAVKFLRLEDFLDNQRHGMCLYLEPQGTLFTEVRFNNPVIERHPKLQRQKRIFPKEKGKNFLRAAQMNMNFATWGRLMMSVLPPCNSTVTALSPPLHGSEPMSPPTVSTPPPSGDSAVVKLNFSEERPAGPPRPQLVQNPTTDASLSGTPARVNSSEDNQVLKGRPVSQPTSQRKAGMQMEDFNCISVLGRGHFGKVLLAEFRRTGKLYAIKALKKGDVVTRDEVDSLLCEKRIFETVNVSHHPFLVNLYGCFQTSDHVCFVMEYSPGGDLMTHIHNNVFSEQQARFYSACVLLGLEFLHQNRIVYRDLKLDNLLMDSDGFVRIADFGLCKEGMGHGDRTSTFCGTPEFLAPEVLTDSTYTRAVDWWGLGVLIYEMLVGESPFPGDDEEEVFDSIVNDEVRYPRFLSPESVSIIQKLLQKNPGKRLGAGEQDANEVKRHRFFQGIHWEALLAKRVKPPFLPSVKAPADVSNFDEEFTRLKPVLTPPQTPIFLTAEQQEFFADFDFSALH, from the exons ATGGGGGTCAAGGAGGAGCAAAGGCGTGTCATTCAGCCATCTGAAAGTTCACTAAACATGACGGATGACCTCTTGAGCTGCATTGAGAGGGGGAGAGCACTATGGACG GATCGGAAGATGTTGTCCTCAGCCCAGCAGATGCTGCAGGATAGCAAGACGAAAATTGAGCTGCTCCGCATGCAGATTGTCAAAGTCACCCAGGCCAGAGAGGGAGAGCGGGAGACCACCCAGCCAGAGG GTCGCCCCTCTGAAACAATTAGTCCACTTGAGCTGCGGGTGGAAGAGCTCAGGCATCATCTGAAGATTGAGGCAGCTGTGGCAGAAGGTGCCAAAAATGTGGTCAAGCAGCTTGGCGTACGCAAAGTGCAGGACCGACGTGCTCTAGCTGAG GCTCAGGCCCGTTTGCAGGAGTCCTCTCAGAAACTGGATCTGTTACGTTTGTCTCTGGAGCAGCGGCTTGGAGAGCTTCCACACGACCATCCCAAACGAGCTGCTATTAAGGAGGAGCTTACAGTGGGATCCTCCCCTGTTGTTGGGTGGCAGAGAGATCGGCTACGCTCTTCATCATCCGCATCCTCTTCGCTTTTCAAACCAGCTAGCCTGACAG ggcgACTGGATGTCAGGCTGATGGGTTGTCAGGACCTGCTGGAGTCAGTTCCAGGCCGCTGTCGGGTAAGCAACATGTCCTCTGCCCCTGGAAGTCCCTCTGAGTCCAAATCACTTAGGATGAAAACCGGCCTCTCCACCCGCAGCACGAACGGCAAGACCACCAAGACTGACGAGCTCTCAT TGGAGATCAGTGCTGTTTTGAAGGTGGATAACAAGATAGTTGGTCGCACACATTGGCGGCCGCTGAGTAAGGAGGCCTGGAATCAGAGCTTTAGCATCGATCTCGAGCGG TCTCGGGAGCTGGAGATTGCAGTGTACTGGCGAGACTGGAGGTCCCTGTGTGCCGTGAAGTTCCTGCGTTTAGAAGATTTTCTGGACAACCAGCGGCATGGCATGTGTCTTTATCTAGAGCCACAGGGCACACTGTTCACAGAG GTGAGATTCAACAATCCTGTCATTGAGCGACATCCTAAACTACAACGACAGAAACGGATTTTCCCAAAAGAAAAAG GGAAAAATTTTCTGCGGGCAGCACAGATGAATATGAACTTTGCCACTTGGGGGCGTTTAATGATGAGCGTGCTGCCCCCCTGCAACAGCACGGTCACTGCCTTGAGCCCCCCTCTGCACGGCTCTGAGCCCATGTCCCCTCCAACTGTGTCCACGCCTCCTCCCTCTGG AGACTCAGCAGTTGTTAAACTGAATTTCAGTGAGGAGCGTCCTGCCGGGCCCCCGCGCCCCCAGTTGGTACAGAACCCCACAACTGATGCATCACTTTCTGGG ACTCCTGCCAGAGTGAATTCCTCTGAGGATAACCAAGTTCTCAAAGGCAGGCCTGTGTCCCAACCTACTTCTCA GAGGAAAGCAGGGATGCAGATGGAGGACTTCAACTGCATTTCTGTTTTAGGAAGAGGGCACTTTGGAAAG GTCCTGCTGGCTGAATTCAGGAGGACTGGGAAACTGTATGCCATCAAAGCCCTGAAGAAAGGGGATGTTGTGACCCGGGATGAAGTGGACAG TTTACTGTGTGAAAAGAGAATTTTTGAGACCGTCAATGTGTCCCATCATCCTTTCTTGGTGAACCTGTATGGGTGCTTCCAGACATCCGACCATGTGTGCTTTGTGATGGAATATTCACCTGGAGGAGACCTGATGACCCACATCCACAACAACGTCTTCTCTGAACAACAGgctag GTTTTATTCTGCATGTGTATTACTAGGCCTGGAGTTTCTGCATCAAAACCGGATCGTATATAG GGACCTAAAGCTGGACAATCTGTTAATGGATTCAGATGGCTTTGTGAGAATTGCAGATTTTGGACTTTGCAAAGAAG GTATGGGACATGGCGATCGTACGTCAACCTTTTGTGGCACCCCAGAGTTCCTGGCCCCGGAGGTTTTGACAGACAGCACCTACACCCGTGCAGTGGACTGGTGGGGTTTGGGTGTGCTCATCTATGAGATGCTAGTGGGAGAG TCTCCATTCCCcggtgatgatgaggaggaggtgtttgACAGCATAGTGAACGATGAAGTGCGCTACCCCAGGTTTTTGTCCCCCGAGTCAGTCTCTATAATTCAAAAG TTGTTGCAGAAGAACCCTGGAAAACGACTGGGAGCAGGAGAGCAAGACGCcaatgaagtgaagagacacaggTTCTTCCAG GGCATACACTGGGAAGCCCTGTTGGCCAAAAGAGTCAAACCTCCTTTCCTTCCGTCAGTTAAAGCTCCAGCAGACGTCAGTAACTTTGACGAGGAGTTCACGCGCCTGAAGCCTGTCCTGACCCCTCCACAGACCCCGATCTTCCTCACCGCCGAGCAGCAGGAGTTCTTTGCAGACTTTGACTTCTCTGCCCTACATTGA
- the tmem119b gene encoding transmembrane protein 119b, whose amino-acid sequence MDHSALHHLIGLSVILLTRLPTYATPFILNDSLEGSGQLDSGSTDLTPIPTISFNESVKSTSIDGEKHSKSFLDQLVEFLQENHLPIIVITTLLFLIITILCSAAILSRRRKVSTYYPCAFPPKMYVDEQDKTGGARFFSEVPEKANTSSSEEPVNSARKLQEDIMLATKNLRTPIKTPWKEKNEVVEDQKHAEDECDKSQEESRGSLEDKTTNQSAVEDTVEKSCPSRSQDSITTCDMEKTDPLDSGPPEESKHSSGPEKSEIQEDTNKQDVATSGSPFISEEKTAF is encoded by the coding sequence ATGGACCACTCAGCTCTCCACCACCTCATTGGCCTCTCCGTTATTCTGCTAACCAGGCTCCCCACTTATGCCACCCCATTCATTTTGAATGACTCTTTGGAGGGCAGTGGACAATTGGACTCTGGGAGCACAGACCTGACCCCCATACCCACCATTTCCTTCAATGAATCAGTGAAGTCCACCTCCATAGATGGAGAAAAGCATAGCAAATCATTCTTGGATCAGCTGGTGGAATTCTTACAAGAGAACCACCTTCCCATAATCGTCATTACCACATTACTTTTTCTTATCATAACCATCCTCTGCTCAGCTGCCATCTTGAGTCGCCGACGTAAAGTCAGCACCTACTATCCTTGCGCTTTCCCTCCCAAGATGTACGTGGACGAGCAAGACAAGACCGGAGGAGCACGCTTCTTCAGCGAAGTCCCAGAGAAAGCCAACACCAGCTCCAGTGAGGAGCCAGTGAATTCAGCCAGGAAGCTCCAAGAGGACATCATGCTGGCCACCAAGAACCTCCGAACGCCAATCAAGACCCCATGGAAAGAGAAGAATGAAGTGGTGGAAGACCAAAAACATGCCGAAGATGAGTGCGATAAGAGTCAAGAGGAGAGCCGTGGCTCACTAGAGGACAAGACCACTAATCAGTCAGCTGTTGAGGATACTGTGGAAAAGAGCTGCCCCAGCAGGTCCCAGGACAGTATCACCACTTGTGACATGGAAAAGACTGACCCCTTGGACTCCGGGCCCCCTGAAGAGAGCAAACATTCATCTGGGCCAGAGAAATCTGAGATCCAAGAGGACACGAACAAACAGGATGTTGCTACTTCAGGCTCACCATTTATCAGTGAAGAGAAAACCGCATTTTAG